The Candidatus Auribacterota bacterium genome includes the window GCTTTCCTCATTTCCTTACCGTGGACTCTGTGCTCCAGGTTGTTGATCAGGGATTGCAGACCTGGCAGGGACGCCTCATTGGCGCTCATCACGCCGTGATTCTGCCTCATCACGCCGTGATTCCAAATTATCGCGCTTCGATTCCAAGTTGTCGCGCTGTCGCCCTGCCGCAGGTCGCAATGGCAGACCCCCAACCCTCGAATCCAGTTGATCGCTCTGTGACTCCAACGCATCGCGTTTGGAGTCTATGGCCTCGATCCTTGATTCCAGAGCATCAGGATCATCGACTGCCAGTGCTAACCCCGACGCGCCAACCAGAATGATCCCCCCGAACAGCAACGCGAGTCTCGTGCTCATATACCCCCGCCTCCTTTCGATGCACCACAGTCGCGCCGTGGACCATGCGCGCACGGCAATGGCGCGGTTGAAGTTCTAACTGAATTGACTCCCCGTCCCCTCAGCCCCTTCCTCCCTCATGGCCTCTTCTGCCAGTACCTCCGCCTCCTTTTCTCCCTTTTTCTTCTCACCGAATATCGCGGTGAGGAGAAGGTAAATACCTATGCATTCTTGTTCATCGCGGGCGAAAAGACAACAAAATTATTGTCGGTGGCGCAGGGAGAAGGTGCTACAATGGTGCACATGGAAGGCGCAGAACCAAGGAGGATGGACATGAAGGGAACAGTGATTGTGCTGACAGTCATTCTGCTTCTCCGCCCCTGCTTTGCCCAGGAGAGACTCCATCCCGCGGGGGATAAACAGCGGGTGATGGTGACGCTCCCGCAGGGCCTCGAGATGGAGATCGCGCTCGAGAACACGCTCGACTCACGGACGACACGGGTGGGAGATCCCGTCCGGGCCAGGCTCGTGCAGCCGCTCGTCGCGGGAGAAAGGGTGGTGGTCCCTGAGGGTACTATGCTCTCCGGCAAGGTCACCGAGGTTACAGGCCCCCAGATGGCGGTGATGAAGGCGAAAATGAAGTTCATCTTCACCAGCATGAAGACCCGCTCCGGCACGGTTCCGATCGAGGCCTCGGCGCACCTCGACCTGTCCGCGATGGCCATGAAGGGGGGGAAGGCGGCGGGGACCATGGTGGCGAAAGATGTAGCCAAGAGGGCCATTCCCGTCCTCGGAACGGTCTATCTTATCCAGGATGTCGCCAACGCCGCCAAATTCGTCACCGAAGAAAAGGAGATTACGATCCCGGCGGGGACGAGGATGAAGGTTATGCTCGACAAGGATGTTCAATTCCCGGTCGGGCACGCAGCACGGTAATTCGAAAGGCAAAAGTAAAAAGGCGATACCACAACTAACCTGATCTATTCGTCAACCACTAATATTCTGCCTACCCGCCTTCAACGTTTTCGATCCACGGATTGCACGGATTACACTGATTGCAACCACAGCAAAAAGTTGAAAATATAAAGTTCAAAGTGTAACTGCCTCCTTTGGCTTTCAGCTTTAAACTTTAGGCTGTTTTCACATCCGTGACAATCAGTGTAATCCGTGGATGTAACCTTATTTTACTAGGATCCGCTCAATCCCTGCCTGCCGGCAGGCAGGCGCAGAATCCGCGGTTACCTATTGTTTGTTTATAAATAGGGTCTCCTGAAAAAGTCTAAAAATATAT containing:
- a CDS encoding TrbI/VirB10 family protein, with protein sequence MTPRPLSPFLPHGLFCQYLRLLFSLFLLTEYRGEEKVNTYAFLFIAGEKTTKLLSVAQGEGATMVHMEGAEPRRMDMKGTVIVLTVILLLRPCFAQERLHPAGDKQRVMVTLPQGLEMEIALENTLDSRTTRVGDPVRARLVQPLVAGERVVVPEGTMLSGKVTEVTGPQMAVMKAKMKFIFTSMKTRSGTVPIEASAHLDLSAMAMKGGKAAGTMVAKDVAKRAIPVLGTVYLIQDVANAAKFVTEEKEITIPAGTRMKVMLDKDVQFPVGHAAR